GTCGTTTGTACCTTTTTTCCCGGATGGTGTGGAAATATTGGAGCCCCATAATGGCACCGCCTGCCGCATGATGCGCATCCCGCCGTCGTACCCGCCGTCGCCGAACCGGTCGATCACATAAAAGAGCCCTTCCCGGTTTTCGCCAAGCGATTTATTTTCCGGGCGGTGCAAATCCCAGATCACGTTTTTCTTCGTGGCGCCGAAAGGCTGCCGCATGAGGCTGTACGCGCCTCCGTCGATCACTGCGCCGGCGGATGCGATCGCGTCGTCGAATTTGCCGAGCGCCAGGTTTACTTTGGTGAGCAGGTGCAGCACCGCGCCTTTCGTCACTTCTCCCCGCGCTACGTTATCCGTCACCCATCCCTTCGCGGAATCCAGGTCTTTTTTGATGTATTCCAGGATCACATCGCGCTTGGTGGTGTAAAAGTTGGTCCTTGGCGAAACGATCTCCTTCATGGGTGCGGGCACGTCGCCGAACTGCATGCACAACCGGTAATAACGGAGCGCGCGGTGGAACAGCGCGGAACCGAGGATCGAATTACGCTCCGCGGCGCTGGCGTAAGTGGCGTCGTCGATCCGGGAAATCACCGTATTCGCATATTTGATGCCTTTGTATCCCTCGTTCCAGTAATGGTAAATACGGGCACGGTCGGCGCTGTTCTCATTGGCGCCGTCCGGCGTGATGAGCAGGTTGAGGTCCTGCGGGGGACCGGATTTGTCGGTCACGCCTTCCACCGTTACTTCGGAGAAAAGCATTTCGGTGAGGATGGGCGGATTGTCGCCGTAATACTCGATCCGGGCGTTGCGCGCGCATGCCACGAGGGCGGCGCGCATGGCGGCGGCGTCTACAAATGTTTCATCGGGCTCGTAAAACGACAGCGGTTTCGGCGTCAGCCAGTCTTTGCCGCATCCCGTTCCGATGGCCAGCGCCCCCACGAACAGGACGATCTTGCTGATATGTTGTGTATGCTTGTTCATGATCATTCTTTTTTCAACTCATTAAAAAGTGGCATTGATACCCAGGGAATAGTTGCGGGCAGGAATGTTGTTGCCGTATTCGGCGTCCCAGAACATCCAGTCGGGCTGCCATACGGCTGCGTTGCTGATGTTGCCGTACACTTTCAGGGAGCCGATCCCGATCCGCCTGCTGATTGCCTGGGGAACCGAATATGCCAGCGCTACGGTGTTCAGCCGGATGAAGGAGGCTTTGCGGAAATTGGTGAAGCCGATGCTGCCGTTGTTGGAGAACAGGCGGGCATGATCGTCGATCTGGTTTTCCGGCGTCCAGTACGGAATGATGTAGGAATTTTGCCGGTCGATGAAGCCCGAGTTGTTCTTCGCCTGGTTGTAATCCTTGTAATGCCCCCAATGGCTGTACAGCATGAACGACAAGGAAAGCCCCCTGTAGGAAAAATCGTTGCGGAGCGTCCATTGATAGCGGGGCGAGCGGTAGCCGAGGAACTGCTTGTCGTCGTCGGAGAACTTGCCGTCGCCATTGGTGTCCTGCAGCTTGAAGTCGCCCGGTTTCACGCCGAATTTGGCGGCTTCGGCGGCTTCGGATGTCTTCCACACGCCGAGGACTTTCATGTCCCAGATCTCATCGATATCACGGCCGATGAACCAGCGGTTGCCGCGGTCGTCCAGTTCCTTCATCTCGATCTTTCCGTCTGCGCCTTTCACCGGAACAGGCCCGTAAAGGCTGACGATGCGGTTGCGGTTGGTGAAGAAATTGAGACTGGTGCCCCATTCAAAGTCCGCTGACTGCACATTGACGCTGTTAAGGCTAAGTTCGATCCCCCGGTTCTGGATTTCCCCGAGGTTGGAAATTACGTTGTCGTAGCCCGTAACGTCGGAAAGGGAGCGGCTGGTGAGGAGATCCGTCGTGCTTTTCCGGTACACTTCCACCGTTCCGGACAGCCGGTTGTTCAGCACGCTGAAATCGAGTCCCAGGTTATAGGAAATGCTCTTTTCCCATTTGAGTTGCGGGTTGGGCATGCGGCTGCCGTACAGTTGCGATACCAGCACGATGTTGCCGTTGGGCATGATGTACTGGTATTTGCCGGTGGTGAGGTTGCCGAGGGCCACGTACCGCCCGATGTCGCGGTTGCCGACTACCCCCCAGGAGGCGCGGAGCTTACCGAAATCGAGCCAGGGAAGGTTTACGAATTTCTCCTTGCTGAAAACCCAGCCAAGGCCAATGGAAGGGAAATTGGCCCGGGGATTCGACTGCCCGAAAGCG
Above is a genomic segment from Chitinophaga pollutisoli containing:
- a CDS encoding RagB/SusD family nutrient uptake outer membrane protein; this encodes MNKHTQHISKIVLFVGALAIGTGCGKDWLTPKPLSFYEPDETFVDAAAMRAALVACARNARIEYYGDNPPILTEMLFSEVTVEGVTDKSGPPQDLNLLITPDGANENSADRARIYHYWNEGYKGIKYANTVISRIDDATYASAAERNSILGSALFHRALRYYRLCMQFGDVPAPMKEIVSPRTNFYTTKRDVILEYIKKDLDSAKGWVTDNVARGEVTKGAVLHLLTKVNLALGKFDDAIASAGAVIDGGAYSLMRQPFGATKKNVIWDLHRPENKSLGENREGLFYVIDRFGDGGYDGGMRIMRQAVPLWGSNISTPSGKKGTNDNTNPEFVQSNLYGRGIGRCRPTPYSLYEIWDDPNDLRHAKGNWMNMEDLVYNDMGLKTNNDPWYMKNLQLRNDAGGLLCVDTIRCWFGWPHYKIFVPDTENSPMQGGHSDWYIFRLAETYLLRAEAYYWKGQLGLAADDLNQVRTRAGCAPFAGTLDLSTILDERARELFFEEPRKTELTRMSIIFARTGKAAPNGKTYTMERISEENFFYDRIIAKNDFYRLGIVTNHGDKFTISPYHIFWPVPTKSIQSNVHGIINQNKGYVGTERNEAPKDAVDDQEK